From Salmo salar chromosome ssa04, Ssal_v3.1, whole genome shotgun sequence, one genomic window encodes:
- the LOC106603865 gene encoding RNA-binding protein 27 isoform X3 encodes MMIIENVEALKSWLAKLLEPICEADPSALANYVVALVKKDKPEKELKALCADQLDVFLQKETTGFVDKLFECLTTKNYLGNPPPKEVPKEEPKLPVLKQEPVEAENLEEDRGDNRRRRSPLRNRSDLNESRGRGDRRRDDRKRRDMDRHGKSTDSHRERHDRHGGNSRGRSYSRSRSRSGSRGKSRDKEHSRGRDYRSKFEVERKEPESFNSTSGSLVTQQHPPPLLPTPQQHPFPSSGGQAVPNSVTVVAPAHLPDSTTESWSNYYSNHREGKPFNKGTSVKHRCRDYDEKGFCVRGDLCPFDHGNDPLIVDDVTLPAMIPFPPPGMPPPARMAMPPHGQPPPAIRMPMPPHGQPPPPGIFPMPPPDNYDPEGYNPESPGMTAAGRPQYRQFIPCIQTQRPNLIGLTSGDGQGSRAANIVIQTEPAVASVPSSVCRYSSTEHESRKRPLGPTEGPPPKKPWMDKPNYQANNQLNFPNKPQHGGFPKKNHYVNTKLEVRKIPRDLNNITKLNEHFSKFGTIVNIQVVFGGDPEAALIQYTANEEARQAISSTEAVLNNRFIRVYWHREANTQQGQGMGQGQGDGHGQSSAMGQQHPNVHKQVIKQHNPGAYVLNNKTVSKHGLGVGAVAGGKLDVLHPSADPAAALFSTSVALQKGPYSSTVHKGVSKSLGKTAKALEAQEILKKKQETLKLQQDMRKKKQEMLEKQIECQKALINRLEKNRATLKPEERANIMKTLKDLTDKISQLQNEMNPASHSTANTAQSKTKTDAQKELLDAELDFHKKMSSGEDTTDLKRRLGQLQVEATRLGLIPTGRGKVGDAVGVRGRGRGRGRGRGHRGGGRGGGNHMVVDHRPRAIAILGVTQEEKEELMPHFVKFGEIEELRDQDATSVVMTFKTRSDAENAANQGAKFKGRVLQISWFKPKTPSVSTEPEEEDSKEEVNAEEVSPYLLMEEEEEDDDEDDEYESRSWRR; translated from the exons ATGATGATCATAGAAAATGTGGAAGCTTTGAAATCTTGGCTGGCAAAACTCCTGGAGCCAAT ATGTGAGGCCGACCCCTCTGCTTTAGCCAACTATGTTGTGGCTTTGGTAAAGAAGGACAAACCTGAGAAAGAGTTGAAAGCACTTTGTGCAGATCAACTGGATGTCTTTTTACAAAAAG AAACTACTGGTTTTGTTGATAAGCTCTTTGAATGTTTGACCACCAAAAACTACTTGGGGAATCCACCTCCTAAGGAAGTTCCCAAAGAGGAGCCCAAACTCCCTGTGCTAAAACAGGAGCCTGTGGAG GCTGAAAATCTAGAAGAGGATAGGGGGGATAACAGGAGGCGGAGGAGTCCACTGAGAAACCGCTCTGACTTAAATGAATCAAG GGGACGTGGTGACCGCAGACGAGACGACCGCAAGCGGCGTGACATGGACCGCCACGGTAAAAGCACCGATTCCCACCGGGAGAGGCATGACCGGCACGGAGGCAACTCTCGTGGGCGCAGCTACAGTCGCAGCAGGAGCCGAAGTGGGAGCCGAGGCAAGAGCAGGGACAAGGAGCACAGCCGAGGGAGAG ATTACAGGTCAAAGTTTGAAGTGGAGAGAAAGGAGCCAGAGAGTTTCAACTCCACCTCTGGGTCCCTGGTAACCCAACAGCACCCTCCGCCCCTCCTACCTACCCCCCAGCAGCACCCATTTCCCTCCTCCGGGGGCCAAGCAGTCCCAAACTCTGTTACCGTGGTAGCACCCGCTCACCTGCCCGACAGCACTACAGAGAGCTGGTCTAATTACTACTCTAATCACAGGGAGGGCAAGCCGTTCAACAAGGGCACTTCAGTCAAGCACCGCTGCCGTGACTATGACG AAAAAGGTTTCTGTGTTCGTGGTGACCTCTGTCCCTTTGACCACGGCAATGATCCTCTGATCGTGGACGACGTCACGCTGCCCGCCATGATTCCGTTTCCTCCACCTGGCATGCCTCCACCGGCTCGCATGGCCATGCCCCCCCACGGCCAGCCACCCCCGGCCATCAGGATGCCAATGCCCCCCCATGGCCAGCCGCCCCCACCGGGCATCTTCCCTATGCCCCCTCCTG ATAATTATGACCCAGAGGGTTACAACCCAGAGTCTCCAGGCATGACAGCAGCCGGCCGGCCCCAGTACAGGCAGTTCATCCCCTGCATCCAGACCCAGAGGCCCAACCTGATCGGCCTCACCTCCGGGGATGGCCAGGGATCCAGAG CGGCTAACATCGTGATCCAGACAGAGCCGGCGGTGGCCAGTGTCCCCAGCAGTGTGTGTCGCTACAGCAGCACAGAGCATGAGAGTAGGAAGAGGCCCCTGGGGCCCACAgagggtccaccacccaaaaaacCCTGGATGGACAA GCCCAACTACCAGGCCAACAACCAGCTCAACTTCCCCAACAAGCCCCAACACGGGGGCTTCCCCAAGAAGAATCACTACGTCAACACTAAGCTTGAAGTTCGCAAAATCCCCCGAGATCTCAACAACATCACCAAATTGAATGAGCACTTTAGCAAGTTTGGTACCATCGTAAACATTCAG GTGGTATTTGGTGGCGACCCCGAGGCAGCGCTGATCCAGTACACAGCCAACGAGGAGGCACGGCAGGCCATCTCCAGCACTGAGGCGGTGCTCAACAACCGCTTCATCCGTGTGTACTGGCACCGTGAGGCCAACACCCAGCAGGGACAGGGCATGGGTCAGGGCCAGGGGGACGGACACGGACAGAGCTCTGCCATGGGGCAGCAGCACCCCAACGTTCATAAG CAGGTGATCAAGCAACACAATCCCGGGGCCTATGTGCTGAATAATAAGACGGTGTCCAAACATGGCCTTGGTGTTGGGGCTGTGGCTGGAGGCAAACTGGACGTCCTGCACCCCAGCGCAGACCCTGCAGCG GCACTCTTCTCTACTTCTGTGGCCCTTCAGAAGGGGCCCTACAGCTCCACAGTCCACAAGGGAGTGTCCAAGTCACTTGGTAAAACTGCCAAAGCACTTGAAGCACAGGAGATCTTGAAAAAGAAGCAG GAGACATTGAAGTTGCAGCAGGACATGAGGAAAAAGAAGCAGGAGATGCTGGAGAAGCAGATTGAATGTCAAAAG GCTCTGATCAACAGACTTGAAAAGAACAGGGCCACATTAAAGCCAGAGGAGAGGGCCAACATTATGAAGACTCTGAAGGATCTGACCGACAAGATCTCCCAGCTTCAGAACGAGATGAACCCAGCCTCCCATTCCACAGCCAACACGGCTCAGTCCAAGACGAAGACAGAT GCACAAAAGGAGCTTCTGGATGCAGAGCTTGATTTCCACAAGAAGATGAGTTCTGGAGAGGACACAACCGACCTGAAGAGGAGACTGGGTCAGCTGCAGGTTGAG GCCACCCGGTTGGGCCTGATACCAACCGGGCGTGGGAAGGTGGGCGACGCAGTTGGTGTCAGGGGCAGGGGCCGAGGAAGGGGCAGGGGACGGGGACACAGAGGAGGGGGCAGAGGAGGGGGCAATCACATGGTGGTGGACCACAGGCCCCGAGCCATCGCTATCCTGGGAGTCAcacaggaagagaaggaggagctgATGCCTCACTTTGTG AAATTTGGTGAGATAGAGGAGCTCCGTGATCAGGACGCTACCAGTGTTGTCATGACGTTCAAGACCCGGAGCGACGCAGAGAAT GCTGCAAACCAAGGAGCAAAGTTCAAAGGTCGCGTTCTACAGATTTCATGGTTCAAGCCGAAGACACCATCTGTATCCACAGAACCTGAGGAGGAGGACTCAAAGGAAGAGGTCAATGCG GAGGAAGTCAGCCCCTACCTGcttatggaggaagaggaggaagacgaCGATGAGGATGACGAGTATGAGAGTCGTTCATGGAGGCGATGA
- the LOC106603865 gene encoding RNA-binding protein 27 isoform X2, whose amino-acid sequence MMIIENVEALKSWLAKLLEPICEADPSALANYVVALVKKDKPEKELKALCADQLDVFLQKETTGFVDKLFECLTTKNYLGNPPPKEVPKEEPKLPVLKQEPVEAENLEEDRGDNRRRRSPLRNRSDLNESRGRGDRRRDDRKRRDMDRHGKSTDSHRERHDRHGGNSRGRSYSRSRSRSGSRGKSRDKEHSRGRDYRSKFEVERKEPESFNSTSGSLVTQQHPPPLLPTPQQHPFPSSGGQAVPNSVTVVAPAHLPDSTTESWSNYYSNHREGKPFNKGTSVKHRCRDYDEKGFCVRGDLCPFDHGNDPLIVDDVTLPAMIPFPPPGMPPPARMAMPPHGQPPPAIRMPMPPHGQPPPPGIFPMPPPGPPLIPTSGIETPNHSGTSSASSLGPPGVGPPPLPPPPPPPSSVSLHPQYSQSEYNYDPEGYNPESPGMTAAGRPQYRQFIPCIQTQRPNLIGLTSGDGQGSRAANIVIQTEPAVASVPSSVCRYSSTEHESRKRPLGPTEGPPPKKPWMDKPNYQANNQLNFPNKPQHGGFPKKNHYVNTKLEVRKIPRDLNNITKLNEHFSKFGTIVNIQVVFGGDPEAALIQYTANEEARQAISSTEAVLNNRFIRVYWHREANTQQGQGMGQGQGDGHGQSSAMGQQHPNVHKVIKQHNPGAYVLNNKTVSKHGLGVGAVAGGKLDVLHPSADPAAALFSTSVALQKGPYSSTVHKGVSKSLGKTAKALEAQEILKKKQETLKLQQDMRKKKQEMLEKQIECQKALINRLEKNRATLKPEERANIMKTLKDLTDKISQLQNEMNPASHSTANTAQSKTKTDAQKELLDAELDFHKKMSSGEDTTDLKRRLGQLQVEATRLGLIPTGRGKVGDAVGVRGRGRGRGRGRGHRGGGRGGGNHMVVDHRPRAIAILGVTQEEKEELMPHFVKFGEIEELRDQDATSVVMTFKTRSDAENAANQGAKFKGRVLQISWFKPKTPSVSTEPEEEDSKEEVNAEEVSPYLLMEEEEEDDDEDDEYESRSWRR is encoded by the exons ATGATGATCATAGAAAATGTGGAAGCTTTGAAATCTTGGCTGGCAAAACTCCTGGAGCCAAT ATGTGAGGCCGACCCCTCTGCTTTAGCCAACTATGTTGTGGCTTTGGTAAAGAAGGACAAACCTGAGAAAGAGTTGAAAGCACTTTGTGCAGATCAACTGGATGTCTTTTTACAAAAAG AAACTACTGGTTTTGTTGATAAGCTCTTTGAATGTTTGACCACCAAAAACTACTTGGGGAATCCACCTCCTAAGGAAGTTCCCAAAGAGGAGCCCAAACTCCCTGTGCTAAAACAGGAGCCTGTGGAG GCTGAAAATCTAGAAGAGGATAGGGGGGATAACAGGAGGCGGAGGAGTCCACTGAGAAACCGCTCTGACTTAAATGAATCAAG GGGACGTGGTGACCGCAGACGAGACGACCGCAAGCGGCGTGACATGGACCGCCACGGTAAAAGCACCGATTCCCACCGGGAGAGGCATGACCGGCACGGAGGCAACTCTCGTGGGCGCAGCTACAGTCGCAGCAGGAGCCGAAGTGGGAGCCGAGGCAAGAGCAGGGACAAGGAGCACAGCCGAGGGAGAG ATTACAGGTCAAAGTTTGAAGTGGAGAGAAAGGAGCCAGAGAGTTTCAACTCCACCTCTGGGTCCCTGGTAACCCAACAGCACCCTCCGCCCCTCCTACCTACCCCCCAGCAGCACCCATTTCCCTCCTCCGGGGGCCAAGCAGTCCCAAACTCTGTTACCGTGGTAGCACCCGCTCACCTGCCCGACAGCACTACAGAGAGCTGGTCTAATTACTACTCTAATCACAGGGAGGGCAAGCCGTTCAACAAGGGCACTTCAGTCAAGCACCGCTGCCGTGACTATGACG AAAAAGGTTTCTGTGTTCGTGGTGACCTCTGTCCCTTTGACCACGGCAATGATCCTCTGATCGTGGACGACGTCACGCTGCCCGCCATGATTCCGTTTCCTCCACCTGGCATGCCTCCACCGGCTCGCATGGCCATGCCCCCCCACGGCCAGCCACCCCCGGCCATCAGGATGCCAATGCCCCCCCATGGCCAGCCGCCCCCACCGGGCATCTTCCCTATGCCCCCTCCTG GGCCCCCATTGATACCAACAAGTGGGATAGAAACTCCCAACCACTCAGGGACGAGTTCTGCGTCCTCTCTAGGACCGCCTGGAGTGggacctcctcctcttcctccaccaccaccacctccctcttctgtctctctacacCCCCAATATTCTCAGTCAGAAT ATAATTATGACCCAGAGGGTTACAACCCAGAGTCTCCAGGCATGACAGCAGCCGGCCGGCCCCAGTACAGGCAGTTCATCCCCTGCATCCAGACCCAGAGGCCCAACCTGATCGGCCTCACCTCCGGGGATGGCCAGGGATCCAGAG CGGCTAACATCGTGATCCAGACAGAGCCGGCGGTGGCCAGTGTCCCCAGCAGTGTGTGTCGCTACAGCAGCACAGAGCATGAGAGTAGGAAGAGGCCCCTGGGGCCCACAgagggtccaccacccaaaaaacCCTGGATGGACAA GCCCAACTACCAGGCCAACAACCAGCTCAACTTCCCCAACAAGCCCCAACACGGGGGCTTCCCCAAGAAGAATCACTACGTCAACACTAAGCTTGAAGTTCGCAAAATCCCCCGAGATCTCAACAACATCACCAAATTGAATGAGCACTTTAGCAAGTTTGGTACCATCGTAAACATTCAG GTGGTATTTGGTGGCGACCCCGAGGCAGCGCTGATCCAGTACACAGCCAACGAGGAGGCACGGCAGGCCATCTCCAGCACTGAGGCGGTGCTCAACAACCGCTTCATCCGTGTGTACTGGCACCGTGAGGCCAACACCCAGCAGGGACAGGGCATGGGTCAGGGCCAGGGGGACGGACACGGACAGAGCTCTGCCATGGGGCAGCAGCACCCCAACGTTCATAAG GTGATCAAGCAACACAATCCCGGGGCCTATGTGCTGAATAATAAGACGGTGTCCAAACATGGCCTTGGTGTTGGGGCTGTGGCTGGAGGCAAACTGGACGTCCTGCACCCCAGCGCAGACCCTGCAGCG GCACTCTTCTCTACTTCTGTGGCCCTTCAGAAGGGGCCCTACAGCTCCACAGTCCACAAGGGAGTGTCCAAGTCACTTGGTAAAACTGCCAAAGCACTTGAAGCACAGGAGATCTTGAAAAAGAAGCAG GAGACATTGAAGTTGCAGCAGGACATGAGGAAAAAGAAGCAGGAGATGCTGGAGAAGCAGATTGAATGTCAAAAG GCTCTGATCAACAGACTTGAAAAGAACAGGGCCACATTAAAGCCAGAGGAGAGGGCCAACATTATGAAGACTCTGAAGGATCTGACCGACAAGATCTCCCAGCTTCAGAACGAGATGAACCCAGCCTCCCATTCCACAGCCAACACGGCTCAGTCCAAGACGAAGACAGAT GCACAAAAGGAGCTTCTGGATGCAGAGCTTGATTTCCACAAGAAGATGAGTTCTGGAGAGGACACAACCGACCTGAAGAGGAGACTGGGTCAGCTGCAGGTTGAG GCCACCCGGTTGGGCCTGATACCAACCGGGCGTGGGAAGGTGGGCGACGCAGTTGGTGTCAGGGGCAGGGGCCGAGGAAGGGGCAGGGGACGGGGACACAGAGGAGGGGGCAGAGGAGGGGGCAATCACATGGTGGTGGACCACAGGCCCCGAGCCATCGCTATCCTGGGAGTCAcacaggaagagaaggaggagctgATGCCTCACTTTGTG AAATTTGGTGAGATAGAGGAGCTCCGTGATCAGGACGCTACCAGTGTTGTCATGACGTTCAAGACCCGGAGCGACGCAGAGAAT GCTGCAAACCAAGGAGCAAAGTTCAAAGGTCGCGTTCTACAGATTTCATGGTTCAAGCCGAAGACACCATCTGTATCCACAGAACCTGAGGAGGAGGACTCAAAGGAAGAGGTCAATGCG GAGGAAGTCAGCCCCTACCTGcttatggaggaagaggaggaagacgaCGATGAGGATGACGAGTATGAGAGTCGTTCATGGAGGCGATGA
- the LOC106603865 gene encoding RNA-binding protein 27 isoform X1 has translation MMIIENVEALKSWLAKLLEPICEADPSALANYVVALVKKDKPEKELKALCADQLDVFLQKETTGFVDKLFECLTTKNYLGNPPPKEVPKEEPKLPVLKQEPVEAENLEEDRGDNRRRRSPLRNRSDLNESRGRGDRRRDDRKRRDMDRHGKSTDSHRERHDRHGGNSRGRSYSRSRSRSGSRGKSRDKEHSRGRDYRSKFEVERKEPESFNSTSGSLVTQQHPPPLLPTPQQHPFPSSGGQAVPNSVTVVAPAHLPDSTTESWSNYYSNHREGKPFNKGTSVKHRCRDYDEKGFCVRGDLCPFDHGNDPLIVDDVTLPAMIPFPPPGMPPPARMAMPPHGQPPPAIRMPMPPHGQPPPPGIFPMPPPGPPLIPTSGIETPNHSGTSSASSLGPPGVGPPPLPPPPPPPSSVSLHPQYSQSEYNYDPEGYNPESPGMTAAGRPQYRQFIPCIQTQRPNLIGLTSGDGQGSRAANIVIQTEPAVASVPSSVCRYSSTEHESRKRPLGPTEGPPPKKPWMDKPNYQANNQLNFPNKPQHGGFPKKNHYVNTKLEVRKIPRDLNNITKLNEHFSKFGTIVNIQVVFGGDPEAALIQYTANEEARQAISSTEAVLNNRFIRVYWHREANTQQGQGMGQGQGDGHGQSSAMGQQHPNVHKQVIKQHNPGAYVLNNKTVSKHGLGVGAVAGGKLDVLHPSADPAAALFSTSVALQKGPYSSTVHKGVSKSLGKTAKALEAQEILKKKQETLKLQQDMRKKKQEMLEKQIECQKALINRLEKNRATLKPEERANIMKTLKDLTDKISQLQNEMNPASHSTANTAQSKTKTDAQKELLDAELDFHKKMSSGEDTTDLKRRLGQLQVEATRLGLIPTGRGKVGDAVGVRGRGRGRGRGRGHRGGGRGGGNHMVVDHRPRAIAILGVTQEEKEELMPHFVKFGEIEELRDQDATSVVMTFKTRSDAENAANQGAKFKGRVLQISWFKPKTPSVSTEPEEEDSKEEVNAEEVSPYLLMEEEEEDDDEDDEYESRSWRR, from the exons ATGATGATCATAGAAAATGTGGAAGCTTTGAAATCTTGGCTGGCAAAACTCCTGGAGCCAAT ATGTGAGGCCGACCCCTCTGCTTTAGCCAACTATGTTGTGGCTTTGGTAAAGAAGGACAAACCTGAGAAAGAGTTGAAAGCACTTTGTGCAGATCAACTGGATGTCTTTTTACAAAAAG AAACTACTGGTTTTGTTGATAAGCTCTTTGAATGTTTGACCACCAAAAACTACTTGGGGAATCCACCTCCTAAGGAAGTTCCCAAAGAGGAGCCCAAACTCCCTGTGCTAAAACAGGAGCCTGTGGAG GCTGAAAATCTAGAAGAGGATAGGGGGGATAACAGGAGGCGGAGGAGTCCACTGAGAAACCGCTCTGACTTAAATGAATCAAG GGGACGTGGTGACCGCAGACGAGACGACCGCAAGCGGCGTGACATGGACCGCCACGGTAAAAGCACCGATTCCCACCGGGAGAGGCATGACCGGCACGGAGGCAACTCTCGTGGGCGCAGCTACAGTCGCAGCAGGAGCCGAAGTGGGAGCCGAGGCAAGAGCAGGGACAAGGAGCACAGCCGAGGGAGAG ATTACAGGTCAAAGTTTGAAGTGGAGAGAAAGGAGCCAGAGAGTTTCAACTCCACCTCTGGGTCCCTGGTAACCCAACAGCACCCTCCGCCCCTCCTACCTACCCCCCAGCAGCACCCATTTCCCTCCTCCGGGGGCCAAGCAGTCCCAAACTCTGTTACCGTGGTAGCACCCGCTCACCTGCCCGACAGCACTACAGAGAGCTGGTCTAATTACTACTCTAATCACAGGGAGGGCAAGCCGTTCAACAAGGGCACTTCAGTCAAGCACCGCTGCCGTGACTATGACG AAAAAGGTTTCTGTGTTCGTGGTGACCTCTGTCCCTTTGACCACGGCAATGATCCTCTGATCGTGGACGACGTCACGCTGCCCGCCATGATTCCGTTTCCTCCACCTGGCATGCCTCCACCGGCTCGCATGGCCATGCCCCCCCACGGCCAGCCACCCCCGGCCATCAGGATGCCAATGCCCCCCCATGGCCAGCCGCCCCCACCGGGCATCTTCCCTATGCCCCCTCCTG GGCCCCCATTGATACCAACAAGTGGGATAGAAACTCCCAACCACTCAGGGACGAGTTCTGCGTCCTCTCTAGGACCGCCTGGAGTGggacctcctcctcttcctccaccaccaccacctccctcttctgtctctctacacCCCCAATATTCTCAGTCAGAAT ATAATTATGACCCAGAGGGTTACAACCCAGAGTCTCCAGGCATGACAGCAGCCGGCCGGCCCCAGTACAGGCAGTTCATCCCCTGCATCCAGACCCAGAGGCCCAACCTGATCGGCCTCACCTCCGGGGATGGCCAGGGATCCAGAG CGGCTAACATCGTGATCCAGACAGAGCCGGCGGTGGCCAGTGTCCCCAGCAGTGTGTGTCGCTACAGCAGCACAGAGCATGAGAGTAGGAAGAGGCCCCTGGGGCCCACAgagggtccaccacccaaaaaacCCTGGATGGACAA GCCCAACTACCAGGCCAACAACCAGCTCAACTTCCCCAACAAGCCCCAACACGGGGGCTTCCCCAAGAAGAATCACTACGTCAACACTAAGCTTGAAGTTCGCAAAATCCCCCGAGATCTCAACAACATCACCAAATTGAATGAGCACTTTAGCAAGTTTGGTACCATCGTAAACATTCAG GTGGTATTTGGTGGCGACCCCGAGGCAGCGCTGATCCAGTACACAGCCAACGAGGAGGCACGGCAGGCCATCTCCAGCACTGAGGCGGTGCTCAACAACCGCTTCATCCGTGTGTACTGGCACCGTGAGGCCAACACCCAGCAGGGACAGGGCATGGGTCAGGGCCAGGGGGACGGACACGGACAGAGCTCTGCCATGGGGCAGCAGCACCCCAACGTTCATAAG CAGGTGATCAAGCAACACAATCCCGGGGCCTATGTGCTGAATAATAAGACGGTGTCCAAACATGGCCTTGGTGTTGGGGCTGTGGCTGGAGGCAAACTGGACGTCCTGCACCCCAGCGCAGACCCTGCAGCG GCACTCTTCTCTACTTCTGTGGCCCTTCAGAAGGGGCCCTACAGCTCCACAGTCCACAAGGGAGTGTCCAAGTCACTTGGTAAAACTGCCAAAGCACTTGAAGCACAGGAGATCTTGAAAAAGAAGCAG GAGACATTGAAGTTGCAGCAGGACATGAGGAAAAAGAAGCAGGAGATGCTGGAGAAGCAGATTGAATGTCAAAAG GCTCTGATCAACAGACTTGAAAAGAACAGGGCCACATTAAAGCCAGAGGAGAGGGCCAACATTATGAAGACTCTGAAGGATCTGACCGACAAGATCTCCCAGCTTCAGAACGAGATGAACCCAGCCTCCCATTCCACAGCCAACACGGCTCAGTCCAAGACGAAGACAGAT GCACAAAAGGAGCTTCTGGATGCAGAGCTTGATTTCCACAAGAAGATGAGTTCTGGAGAGGACACAACCGACCTGAAGAGGAGACTGGGTCAGCTGCAGGTTGAG GCCACCCGGTTGGGCCTGATACCAACCGGGCGTGGGAAGGTGGGCGACGCAGTTGGTGTCAGGGGCAGGGGCCGAGGAAGGGGCAGGGGACGGGGACACAGAGGAGGGGGCAGAGGAGGGGGCAATCACATGGTGGTGGACCACAGGCCCCGAGCCATCGCTATCCTGGGAGTCAcacaggaagagaaggaggagctgATGCCTCACTTTGTG AAATTTGGTGAGATAGAGGAGCTCCGTGATCAGGACGCTACCAGTGTTGTCATGACGTTCAAGACCCGGAGCGACGCAGAGAAT GCTGCAAACCAAGGAGCAAAGTTCAAAGGTCGCGTTCTACAGATTTCATGGTTCAAGCCGAAGACACCATCTGTATCCACAGAACCTGAGGAGGAGGACTCAAAGGAAGAGGTCAATGCG GAGGAAGTCAGCCCCTACCTGcttatggaggaagaggaggaagacgaCGATGAGGATGACGAGTATGAGAGTCGTTCATGGAGGCGATGA
- the LOC106603866 gene encoding POU domain, class 4, transcription factor 3, producing the protein MMTMNGKQHFSMHPVLQEPKYSGLHASSEGMRRVCLPAPQLQGNIFGGFDESLLARAEALAAADIVSHGKSHHFKPDVTYHTMSSVPCTSNSSTVPISHPSTLTSHQHHHHHLNQSLEGDLLDHISSSLSVSGMGAPDSSMITTHQHHLQTMGHLHQAMAMGHPHSLSVHNGMSCVNDVESDPRELEAFAERFKQRRIKLGVTQADVGSALANLKIPGVGSLSQSTICRFESLTLSHNNMIALKPVLQAWLEEAEAAYREKNSKPDLFNGNERKRKRTSIAAPEKRSLEAYFAIQPRPSSEKIAAIAEKLDLKKNVVRVWFCNQRQKQKRMKYSAVH; encoded by the exons ATGATGACCATGAACGGCAAGCAGCATTTCTCTATGCACCCTGTGCTGCAGGAGCCCAAATACTCTGGCCTGCACGCGAGTTCGGAAGGCATGCGCAGAGTTTGTCTGCCTGCCCCGCAG CTCCAGGGCAATATCTTCGGTGGCTTTGATGAGAGTCTACTGGCACGCGCGGAAGCTCTGGCGGCTGCTGACATAGTCTCTCACGGCAAGAGTCACCATTTCAAGCCAGACGTGACTTACCATACCATGAGTAGTGTCCCCTGCACCTCCAACTCCTCTACGGTGCCCATCTCCCATCCTTCCACCCTGACCtctcaccaacaccaccaccaccacctgaacCAGAGCTTAGAGGGGGATCTCCTGGATCACATCtcgtccagtctctctgtgagcGGGATGGGGGCTCCAGATTCCTCTATGATTACCACGCACCAGCACCACCTCCAGACCATGGGTCACCTCCACCAGGCTATGGCCATGGGTCATCCGCACTCTCTATCTGTGCACAACGGAATGTCGTGTGTCAACGACGTGGAGTCTGATCCTAGGGAGCTGGAAGCCTTTGCTGAGCGGTTCAAACAAAGGAGGATAAAGCTCGGGGTGACCCAGGCGGACGTTGGCTCAGCCCTCGCCAACCTGAAGATACCCGGGGTGGGCTCTCTCAGCCAGAGTACTATCTGCAGGTTTGagtccctcaccctctctcacaaTAATATGATTGCGCTAAAACCTGTCCTCCAAGCCTGGCTCGAGGAGGCCGAGGCTGCTTACCGGGAGAAAAACAGCAAGCCAGACCTTTTTAATGGTAACGAAAGGAAACGAAAACGCACTTCGATAGCCGCACCTGAGAAGCGCTCGTTGGAGGCATATTTTGCGATCCAGCCCCGTCCATCTTCGGAAAAAATTGCTGCAATTGCTGAAAAGCTGGACCTTAAAAAGAACGTGGTTCGTGTGTGGTTTTGCAACCAAAGGCAAAAACAGAAAAGGATGAAATATTCTGCTGTGCATTAG